The proteins below come from a single Methanobacterium sp. genomic window:
- a CDS encoding copper-translocating P-type ATPase produces the protein MNHEGHEETGKCVVCGEELTEEHKMEGEHVHAGMIEDLKKRFIISVIITIPVLILSPTIQELVGLGEVLRFPGDLYVLFILASIIYFYGGYPFFKGFFSQIKDKAPGMDTLISVAITSAYLYSSAVVFGLAGELFFWELATLISIMLIGHLLEMRSVMGASKALEELVRLLPSSAHKIMPDGSTMDVPLDKLTVEDRVIIKPGEKVPVDGEIISGSTSIDESMLTGESEPVFKESGAEVIGGSINGDGSITVEIKKMGKDSFLSQVISLVEEAQTSKSRTQNLADRFAMGLTVIALTGGFLTLIAWLGLTAFGFEFALERAVTVMVIACPHALGLAVPLVVAVSTTLSARNGLLIRNRAQFERSRDIDAIIFDKTGTLTEGKFGVTDIIPLSQEYGENEILKYAASLESYSEHPIAKGVVKSAKETFDVEDFKSTPGKGVQGKVHGKKVEVVSPGYLRELGISFSDKRVEKLSLQGKTIVFVIIDNELKGVIALADIIRPESKEAVKKLKDMGIQCIMITGDRYEVAEWVAKEIGLDKYYAEVLPYEKVEKVREIQSKGLTVAMTGDGINDAPALAQADVGIAIGAGTDVAIEAGDIILVRSNPLDAVYIVKLSKSTYRKMVENLAWGTGYNVFALPIAAGILYAYGILLTPAAGAILMSASTIIVAFNSRFLRIEK, from the coding sequence ATGAATCATGAAGGACATGAAGAAACGGGTAAATGTGTTGTATGCGGCGAAGAATTAACTGAAGAACATAAAATGGAAGGCGAACACGTTCATGCAGGTATGATTGAAGATTTAAAGAAGAGATTTATAATATCTGTAATCATAACCATACCTGTTCTTATTTTATCACCCACAATTCAAGAATTGGTAGGATTAGGTGAAGTTCTTCGTTTTCCGGGTGATTTATACGTTCTTTTTATTTTAGCTTCAATTATTTATTTTTATGGAGGATATCCATTTTTTAAGGGGTTCTTTAGCCAGATTAAAGATAAAGCTCCTGGAATGGACACTCTAATTTCTGTTGCTATTACAAGTGCGTATCTTTACAGCAGTGCGGTGGTTTTTGGGCTTGCTGGTGAATTATTTTTCTGGGAACTTGCAACATTAATTAGTATTATGCTTATAGGCCATTTGCTTGAAATGAGATCTGTAATGGGAGCTTCAAAGGCGCTTGAAGAGCTTGTAAGGCTCCTACCATCAAGTGCCCATAAAATAATGCCTGATGGAAGCACAATGGACGTTCCATTAGATAAGTTAACCGTTGAAGATCGTGTGATTATTAAACCCGGCGAAAAAGTTCCTGTAGATGGTGAAATTATAAGTGGAAGCACCTCTATTGATGAATCAATGCTTACAGGAGAATCTGAACCTGTTTTTAAAGAAAGTGGCGCGGAAGTTATTGGAGGGTCCATAAATGGAGATGGGTCCATTACTGTAGAAATTAAAAAAATGGGGAAGGACTCATTCCTTTCACAGGTTATAAGTCTTGTTGAAGAAGCACAGACAAGTAAATCACGTACACAAAACCTGGCGGATCGTTTTGCAATGGGACTTACTGTAATAGCCCTCACTGGAGGATTTCTAACACTTATAGCATGGTTAGGACTTACAGCATTTGGATTTGAATTTGCTCTTGAGCGAGCTGTAACTGTAATGGTTATTGCCTGTCCACATGCACTTGGACTTGCTGTTCCCCTGGTTGTTGCTGTATCCACAACTTTATCGGCACGAAATGGACTTTTAATAAGAAATCGTGCTCAATTCGAAAGATCACGAGATATTGATGCCATAATATTTGATAAAACAGGTACACTTACAGAAGGAAAATTTGGAGTAACCGATATTATCCCTTTAAGCCAGGAATATGGTGAGAATGAAATTTTAAAATATGCAGCCTCACTTGAATCCTATTCTGAGCATCCAATCGCAAAAGGAGTAGTAAAATCCGCAAAAGAGACGTTTGATGTTGAAGATTTTAAATCAACTCCTGGAAAAGGTGTTCAGGGTAAAGTTCATGGAAAAAAAGTTGAAGTTGTAAGTCCTGGATATTTAAGAGAACTTGGAATTTCATTTAGTGATAAAAGAGTCGAAAAGCTCTCTTTACAGGGAAAAACAATTGTTTTTGTAATTATTGACAATGAACTTAAAGGTGTAATTGCCCTTGCAGATATCATAAGGCCAGAATCCAAAGAAGCTGTGAAAAAACTTAAAGACATGGGAATTCAATGCATAATGATTACAGGAGATAGATATGAAGTAGCAGAATGGGTGGCAAAGGAAATTGGACTTGATAAATATTATGCAGAGGTTTTACCATATGAAAAGGTAGAAAAAGTTCGAGAAATCCAGTCTAAAGGTTTAACTGTTGCTATGACTGGGGATGGTATCAATGATGCCCCTGCACTTGCTCAGGCTGATGTGGGCATTGCAATTGGTGCAGGTACAGATGTTGCTATTGAAGCTGGAGACATCATCCTTGTAAGAAGCAATCCACTTGATGCAGTATACATTGTAAAGCTTTCAAAATCAACATATAGAAAAATGGTGGAAAACCTGGCATGGGGAACCGGGTACAACGTTTTTGCACTCCCAATTGCAGCAGGCATACTTTATGCATATGGAATTCTATTAACTCCGGCAGCAGGAGCCATATTAATGTCAGCAAGTACCATTATAGTGGCTTTTAATTCCAGATTTTTAAGAATAGAAAAATAA
- the uppP gene encoding undecaprenyl-diphosphatase UppP, producing MNILQAIVLGIVQGLTEFLPVSSSAHLVFMHELTGVEPSLAYDTMLHIGTLVAVVAYFWSDLINMFKSFFSSLIDIPRGQFRKGLQEDQFKKLAWLVVIGTIPAGIAGILFKDFFEGLFSNIVAVSFFLIITGFLLFGSEMISRRISSKTGLKEMNIKNSIIVGIAQACAIAPGISRSGATISTGLFLGLERELAARYSFLLSIPAILGAALIQTKDIASILDISTMGVISGFIASIISGYLAIKFMLKLIKEKDLLPFAYYCWIVGLLAIITTYIY from the coding sequence ATTAATATATTACAGGCAATCGTTCTTGGGATAGTACAGGGTCTGACTGAGTTTCTGCCAGTTAGCAGTTCTGCACACCTTGTATTCATGCATGAACTTACAGGAGTTGAGCCAAGCTTAGCCTATGACACTATGCTGCACATTGGAACATTAGTAGCAGTGGTGGCTTATTTCTGGAGTGATTTAATAAACATGTTCAAATCATTTTTCTCAAGCCTGATAGATATACCTCGAGGACAGTTTCGTAAAGGCCTCCAGGAAGATCAGTTTAAAAAACTGGCCTGGTTGGTAGTAATAGGTACTATACCTGCTGGAATAGCAGGTATTCTTTTTAAAGATTTTTTTGAAGGTTTATTTAGCAATATTGTTGCTGTAAGCTTCTTTTTAATTATAACCGGTTTTTTACTCTTTGGATCAGAAATGATATCTCGAAGGATCAGCAGCAAAACAGGTTTAAAAGAGATGAACATAAAAAACTCCATCATAGTGGGTATTGCCCAGGCCTGTGCCATTGCTCCAGGCATATCACGTTCTGGAGCCACAATTTCTACAGGATTGTTTTTGGGCCTCGAAAGAGAATTAGCAGCTCGTTACAGCTTTTTACTTTCAATACCGGCCATATTAGGAGCAGCCTTGATACAAACTAAAGATATTGCTTCTATTCTTGATATTAGTACTATGGGAGTTATTTCTGGTTTCATAGCCTCTATTATAAGCGGCTATCTCGCTATTAAATTTATGTTAAAGTTAATAAAAGAAAAAGACCTGCTCCCATTTGCTTACTATTGCTGGATAGTTGGTTTACTGGCAATAATAACAACCTATATATACTAA
- a CDS encoding bifunctional 5,6,7,8-tetrahydromethanopterin hydro-lyase/3-hexulose-6-phosphate synthase: MYLIGEALIGSGNEVAHVDLVIGDKNGPAGTAFVNNLTQLSIGHTPLLSVIRPNLITKPATLIIPKVTVRDLCDAEKIFGPAQTAVSRAVADAVEEGLIPEDKVEDMVILVSVFIHPEAEDYRKIYQYNYGATKLAIRRAMEGYPSAEKVLAEKDRGAHPIMGFKVVRLWNPPYLQVALDLDNFDEVERIINSLPDRERLLLEAGTPLVKKFGVGVISKIRELRKDAFIIADLKTLDVGRIEVKMAADETADAIAISGLGTVESIEKAIHEAMKQGIYSILDMMNVDNFVEKLQSLRYKPDIVLLHRNVDLETMAAERGEELGEVTEWGNIREIKKILGKGRRVAVAGGITPDRVDMALSNGADIIVVGRYIIGSRDVRRAAEDFLAHMPQDPDTMRLVLDEDESI; encoded by the coding sequence ATGTATCTCATAGGAGAAGCTTTAATAGGAAGCGGAAATGAAGTAGCTCACGTTGATTTAGTAATTGGGGATAAAAATGGCCCTGCAGGTACGGCATTTGTAAATAATTTAACACAACTTTCAATAGGACACACACCTCTGCTTTCTGTCATTAGACCTAATTTAATTACAAAACCAGCGACATTAATCATACCTAAAGTCACTGTAAGAGATTTATGCGATGCAGAAAAAATATTTGGCCCTGCACAGACTGCAGTAAGTAGAGCTGTAGCAGATGCCGTTGAAGAAGGGTTAATCCCTGAAGATAAGGTCGAAGACATGGTTATACTTGTTTCAGTTTTTATTCACCCCGAGGCAGAAGATTACCGTAAAATTTACCAGTACAACTATGGGGCAACCAAACTGGCAATAAGAAGGGCAATGGAAGGATATCCATCAGCCGAAAAAGTTTTAGCTGAAAAAGACCGTGGAGCACACCCTATAATGGGCTTTAAAGTAGTAAGACTGTGGAATCCGCCGTACTTACAGGTTGCACTTGATTTAGATAACTTTGATGAAGTTGAAAGAATTATAAACAGCCTTCCAGATCGTGAAAGGCTATTGCTTGAAGCTGGAACCCCTCTTGTTAAAAAATTCGGTGTTGGAGTTATAAGCAAAATCAGAGAACTTAGAAAAGACGCATTTATAATTGCAGACCTTAAAACCCTTGATGTTGGAAGAATAGAAGTTAAAATGGCTGCAGATGAAACTGCTGATGCTATTGCAATTTCAGGACTTGGAACAGTTGAATCCATTGAAAAAGCAATTCATGAGGCCATGAAACAGGGAATATACTCCATATTAGATATGATGAATGTGGACAACTTTGTTGAAAAGCTGCAATCCTTAAGATACAAACCAGACATTGTATTATTACACAGAAATGTTGATTTAGAAACAATGGCTGCAGAAAGAGGAGAAGAATTAGGTGAAGTTACTGAATGGGGTAACATCAGGGAGATTAAAAAAATCCTCGGTAAAGGAAGACGTGTTGCTGTTGCAGGTGGAATAACACCTGACAGAGTGGACATGGCCCTTTCAAACGGTGCAGACATCATTGTGGTTGGAAGGTACATCATCGGTTCAAGAGATGTAAGACGTGCAGCAGAAGACTTCCTGGCACACATGCCTCAAGATCCAGACACCATGAGACTTGTACTTGATGAAGACGAGTCAATCTAA
- a CDS encoding MoxR family ATPase: MIDNNTKTIDLELVVIGQEELKRYLNLFAESIRSNIRFNLLIEGAPGTAKTLAVKNMVTKLQKELNSIPFVRVTGSHDAIPSDLIGDIDIKKYKEGISDIINGPLLKAHGNEYPGVIYVDEFNRFSEYTLITFTEIMAEWQVSFPKTPLTKPLKANIIATMNPYDISGVTDVPQHILDRFNARIIVNYPAEEVEVEIAKQHINYYYKKAFQSLKPYYIPLISTTRILRKIGVALGPRAYLSTLDLLALEYLLKNKINNEIVIEHYKNSIRAKIANMSEDKQSEVISTATITLTEEFKNAKRIK; encoded by the coding sequence ATGATAGATAATAATACCAAAACAATTGACTTAGAACTTGTTGTAATTGGACAAGAAGAACTTAAACGATATTTAAATTTATTTGCAGAATCAATAAGGTCTAATATTAGATTTAATCTACTTATTGAAGGGGCTCCCGGAACTGCTAAAACTCTTGCTGTAAAAAATATGGTTACTAAATTACAAAAAGAGCTTAATTCAATTCCATTTGTAAGAGTTACAGGAAGTCATGATGCGATACCAAGCGACCTTATTGGAGATATAGATATAAAAAAATATAAAGAAGGAATTTCAGATATTATTAATGGACCTCTTTTAAAGGCACATGGCAATGAATATCCGGGAGTTATTTATGTAGATGAGTTTAATAGATTCAGTGAATATACGCTCATAACTTTTACTGAAATCATGGCAGAGTGGCAGGTATCATTTCCAAAAACTCCCTTAACCAAACCACTTAAAGCAAATATCATTGCAACAATGAATCCATATGATATATCGGGAGTAACAGATGTTCCACAACACATATTGGATAGATTTAATGCGAGAATTATAGTAAATTATCCAGCTGAAGAAGTTGAAGTTGAAATTGCAAAGCAGCATATAAATTATTACTATAAAAAAGCATTCCAAAGCTTAAAACCATATTATATACCTCTTATATCTACAACACGAATTTTAAGAAAAATTGGTGTAGCACTTGGACCCAGGGCATATCTTTCAACTCTTGACCTTTTGGCACTTGAATATTTACTTAAAAACAAGATAAATAATGAAATTGTAATAGAACATTATAAAAATTCGATTAGGGCGAAAATTGCAAATATGAGCGAAGATAAACAATCAGAAGTAATAAGCACTGCCACTATAACTCTCACAGAGGAATTTAAAAATGCTAAACGCATTAAGTAA